In Halictus rubicundus isolate RS-2024b unplaced genomic scaffold, iyHalRubi1_principal scaffold1376, whole genome shotgun sequence, one DNA window encodes the following:
- the LOC143365136 gene encoding dynein axonemal light chain 1-like, with protein sequence MRNLRVLYMSNNLVRDWNEFNRLQELANLQDLVFVGNPLYESVELEQWRSEVARRLPTLEKLDGEPIIRTEECCATQTQKVDCPSQSENSLI encoded by the exons ATGAGAAATCTTCGTGTCCTTTACATGTCGAACAACTTGGTGAGAGACTGGAACGAGTTCAACAGGCTTCAGGAACTCGCGAACCTCCAGGACCTCGTATTCGTTGGTAATCCGCTGTACGAAAGCGTCGAG TTGGAGCAGTGGAGGTCAGAGGTCGCTCGACGCTTACCGACGTTGGAAAAGTTAGACGGCGAGCCGATAATACGAACGGAAGAATGCTGCGCGACTCAAACGCAAAAAGTTGACTGTCCTTCCCAATCGGAAAACAGCTTAATATGA